A window of Rhodothermus sp. contains these coding sequences:
- the rpmF gene encoding 50S ribosomal protein L32, with protein sequence MANPKRRHSKARTRKRRAVYYRRLVENPLPLMECPNCGNMKLRHHACPSCGYYRGRKVVDVEEFA encoded by the coding sequence ATGGCGAACCCAAAACGCAGACATTCAAAAGCGCGCACGCGGAAGCGGCGAGCGGTCTATTACCGTCGGCTGGTGGAAAATCCGCTGCCGCTGATGGAATGCCCCAATTGTGGCAACATGAAGCTGCGGCACCATGCCTGTCCTTCGTGTGGCTATTATCGGGGGCGCAAGGTAGTGGATGTGGAGGAGTTTGCGTGA
- a CDS encoding DUF177 domain-containing protein — translation MVRIALERLREGFQRIELMPSAEALELDPQVFEDIRVELHLTYEGDRLLVQLWARAMATLECDRTLELFKQPVEGTYSLFYAPPGVPVQREDVEEVRALRSSDRFVDLTDVVRDTLLLAIPMRKVKPGAESIPIPLQFGAPEVPEAEETPIDPRWEVLRKLRDRLP, via the coding sequence ATGGTGCGGATTGCGCTGGAGCGTCTCCGCGAAGGATTTCAGCGAATAGAGTTGATGCCCTCGGCGGAGGCCTTGGAACTGGATCCACAGGTGTTTGAGGATATTCGTGTGGAGCTGCACCTTACTTACGAAGGCGACCGGTTGCTGGTACAGCTCTGGGCAAGGGCTATGGCAACGCTGGAGTGTGATCGGACGCTGGAGCTGTTCAAGCAACCCGTAGAGGGAACCTATTCGCTTTTCTATGCACCTCCGGGGGTGCCGGTGCAACGCGAGGATGTGGAAGAGGTACGGGCGCTTCGCAGCTCGGATCGGTTTGTGGATCTGACAGATGTGGTGCGGGATACGCTGCTGCTGGCCATTCCCATGCGCAAGGTGAAGCCGGGGGCTGAGTCGATCCCGATTCCCTTGCAGTTTGGTGCGCCGGAAGTGCCTGAGGCCGAGGAGACGCCGATCGATCCGCGCTGGGAGGTGTTGCGAAAACTTCGTGATCGTTTACCTTAA
- a CDS encoding DEAD/DEAH box helicase: MSEEPVRSAYTTVIDLTRRAQQKKQEAATTQASGEPLWEVSLQELPEPVQQAARAIGWSALMPVQRRTLPYLLKGRDVIVQSQTGSGKTGAFLLPLFVRVDSGRGQVQALILTPTRELARQIFEAFEQMKTGVPGAQSLRAVLVYGGVRYGPQLKALEQGAQVVIGTPGRILDLIERGALRLEALQVLVFDEADEMLSMGFYPAMRQLKRYLPRERNTAMFSATIPPRVQALAREFLKDPAFVALSTGRIAAETIEHRYFIVAPMEKDRALAQLIELENPESAIIFANTKRDVEYLGKFLKNYGYNADAITGDLPQRQREQLMDRLRKGRLRFLVATDVAARGIDISDLRYVFMYDVPQDPEYYVHRSGRTGRMGKAGTTIVLVTPLEEARLRAIARRYDIPLEKGTLPPSEIVAGRVAERAIALLEDRYREKTSLDQERLKRFVPLVEQLAQEEPELLAMLVDELYVHEGHRTEIHPGVEAKKGARTQHATPAKKQRRLPRRKL, from the coding sequence ATGTCCGAAGAACCGGTTCGCTCGGCCTACACGACGGTTATCGATCTGACCCGTCGCGCGCAGCAAAAAAAGCAGGAGGCGGCGACCACGCAGGCCTCTGGCGAGCCACTATGGGAGGTGTCCCTGCAGGAGTTGCCGGAGCCAGTGCAGCAGGCAGCTCGCGCCATTGGGTGGTCTGCGTTGATGCCGGTTCAACGCCGGACACTTCCCTACCTGCTGAAAGGACGGGATGTGATCGTCCAGTCGCAGACCGGTTCGGGTAAGACCGGTGCATTTCTGCTGCCCCTCTTTGTGCGGGTGGATTCCGGTCGGGGACAGGTGCAGGCGCTGATTCTGACGCCTACACGTGAGCTGGCCCGGCAGATCTTTGAGGCATTCGAGCAGATGAAAACGGGCGTACCGGGAGCGCAGTCGCTTCGGGCCGTACTCGTCTATGGAGGCGTGCGCTACGGTCCGCAGCTCAAAGCGCTGGAGCAGGGCGCGCAGGTGGTAATCGGGACGCCCGGCCGTATCCTGGATCTGATCGAGCGGGGAGCGCTCCGGCTGGAGGCATTGCAAGTGCTCGTTTTCGACGAAGCCGACGAAATGCTCTCCATGGGCTTCTATCCGGCCATGCGCCAGCTCAAACGCTATCTACCCCGAGAGCGCAACACGGCCATGTTCAGTGCTACGATTCCACCGCGTGTGCAGGCGCTGGCCCGGGAATTCCTGAAGGATCCAGCCTTTGTCGCGCTGAGCACCGGTCGGATCGCTGCTGAGACCATCGAACATCGCTATTTCATCGTGGCGCCTATGGAGAAAGATCGGGCGCTCGCGCAGCTTATTGAATTGGAAAACCCTGAGTCGGCCATCATTTTTGCCAACACGAAGCGTGACGTTGAGTATCTGGGAAAATTTCTCAAGAACTATGGCTACAATGCGGATGCAATCACGGGCGATCTGCCGCAGCGGCAGCGGGAGCAGCTCATGGATCGACTCCGAAAGGGCCGGCTCCGATTTCTGGTGGCAACCGATGTAGCGGCACGGGGGATTGACATTTCGGATCTGCGTTATGTTTTTATGTACGATGTACCCCAGGATCCCGAGTACTACGTGCATCGGTCCGGGCGTACTGGACGAATGGGCAAGGCGGGAACGACCATTGTGCTGGTTACACCGCTGGAGGAGGCGCGGCTTCGGGCCATTGCACGTCGGTATGATATCCCGCTCGAAAAGGGTACGTTACCCCCGTCCGAGATCGTAGCCGGACGTGTGGCCGAGCGGGCCATCGCGCTCCTGGAAGATCGCTACCGAGAAAAAACCAGTCTGGACCAAGAGCGGCTGAAGCGCTTCGTGCCGCTTGTCGAGCAACTGGCTCAGGAAGAACCGGAGCTGCTGGCGATGCTGGTGGACGAACTATACGTGCATGAAGGACACCGCACGGAAATTCATCCCGGTGTAGAAGCCAAGAAGGGTGCCCGCACGCAGCATGCAACCCCGGCCAAGAAACAACGACGTCTCCCGAGGAGGAAGTTATGA
- a CDS encoding zinc ribbon domain-containing protein, with amino-acid sequence MEAKTSVCPYCGYEFPTTSTGQRAVAWLMILLLLGASFYALLAWLLY; translated from the coding sequence GTGGAGGCGAAGACGTCGGTCTGTCCCTATTGCGGGTACGAGTTCCCCACGACGTCGACGGGGCAGCGGGCTGTGGCCTGGTTGATGATCCTGCTGTTGCTGGGAGCCAGTTTTTATGCCTTGCTGGCTTGGTTGCTGTATTGA
- the plsX gene encoding phosphate acyltransferase PlsX produces MALRIAVDAMGGDAAPGVVVEGVLQALEATPGRLEVQLYGPRAVVAAELEARRAQDREGLCLVDAPEVIGMAEPPATAVKTKLRSSIHLGLQAVARGEADAFASAGNTGAIMAAALFILGRLPEVSRPSVVGFFPTTKGRCLVLDIGTNVDCKPEHLVQFARMGAVFAERVWQIERPVVGLLNVGEEPGKGNALARAAYELLQEAPDLNFRGNVEGRDLMHHAADVVVCDGFVGNVMLKLGESMVTAFVEMLQQEMQGQELDASQQRQVLSLLRGVLRRFDYEEYGGAPLLGVNGPVVIGHGSSSPRAIARMIQAAASLVEQDVVRSIAAAFHPA; encoded by the coding sequence ATGGCTTTACGAATTGCTGTCGATGCCATGGGGGGCGACGCCGCGCCCGGGGTGGTTGTAGAAGGGGTATTGCAGGCACTTGAGGCAACGCCCGGACGGTTAGAAGTACAGCTTTACGGCCCCCGTGCGGTGGTGGCGGCCGAGCTGGAAGCGCGTCGGGCTCAAGACCGGGAAGGGTTGTGCCTTGTAGATGCTCCTGAGGTGATCGGGATGGCGGAGCCGCCCGCGACGGCTGTCAAAACAAAGCTGCGTTCTTCCATTCATCTGGGGTTACAGGCGGTGGCACGCGGCGAGGCCGACGCTTTTGCCAGCGCCGGAAACACGGGGGCCATTATGGCCGCGGCCCTCTTCATTCTGGGACGATTGCCGGAGGTTTCCCGTCCATCCGTGGTGGGCTTTTTTCCCACCACCAAAGGGCGCTGTCTGGTGCTTGATATCGGGACCAACGTCGATTGTAAACCTGAGCACCTGGTACAGTTTGCCCGGATGGGGGCGGTTTTTGCCGAACGCGTCTGGCAGATCGAGCGGCCGGTGGTGGGGCTGTTGAACGTGGGCGAGGAACCCGGTAAAGGCAATGCGCTGGCCCGGGCTGCTTACGAGCTCTTGCAGGAGGCCCCGGATCTGAACTTTCGGGGCAATGTAGAAGGGCGCGACCTGATGCATCATGCGGCCGACGTGGTGGTCTGTGATGGCTTTGTGGGCAATGTTATGCTCAAGCTGGGCGAAAGTATGGTCACGGCTTTTGTCGAAATGCTGCAGCAGGAAATGCAGGGCCAGGAGCTCGACGCTTCGCAGCAGCGACAAGTGCTGAGCCTGCTTCGCGGTGTGTTGCGACGGTTTGATTATGAGGAATATGGAGGCGCGCCGCTGCTGGGGGTGAACGGTCCGGTCGTAATCGGACATGGCAGCTCGTCGCCTCGGGCCATTGCCCGTATGATTCAGGCCGCAGCCAGTCTGGTCGAGCAGGACGTGGTCCGTTCCATTGCAGCCGCTTTTCATCCAGCCTGA
- a CDS encoding family 20 glycosylhydrolase: protein MRMFHKRFLIGLLPMLAMAQHPERLTIYWGVLSNQENGRARWELTLVNEDTIALPASGWTLYFNFMRPILPESAPPSVRLTHINGDYYRLDPAATFTSLPPGGRRTLSFESLGPLIKTIDAPSGLYLVFRDTTGAPLPPVLLRDVRVLPFASEFQTRRHPADRLPVPTPSLRYYQQVSLRLLPPDSLIPIVPTPRVLIRHIGSWLLDSTATIAYEPSLAREAAFLADALAPLLRTKPRLLESTDRPAAIRLRLGPVPLPDGPAGAEAYHLIVEPETGITLTGTDAAGVFYGIQTLRQLIDPAFYRQPPDAIPIPALEVRDAPRFGYRGLHLDVARNFQPKEVVLRLLDLMALYKLNRFHFHLTDDEGWRLEIDGLPELTEVGGCRGHTEAEQHCLIPSHGSGPEKGRLPGSGFYRREDFIEILRYATARHIEVIPEIDVPGHARAAIKAMEARYVRLKAAGYSEAEAAAYRLVDPADTSVYRSVQGWHDNVINVCLPSTYRFLEKVVDELWQLYHEAGAPLQVVHTGGDEVPHGAWAGSPACRTVMQAEGIDNPAALQDYFLARFHQILARKGLRTAGWEEIGLTITEENGRRVHHPNPRFRDQGFLVYAWNNIWGSGAEDHAYRLANAGYDVVLALASNLYFDLAYTKHPDEAGLYWAGFVDTEAPYRLEPFDLFLGPIQHWLGHVLPPEAFAHHERLTIAGRRHIVGLQGQLWGETLRTPARVFYMALPRMLALAERAWAAQPAWSQIDDPKARQQALQDAWNEFANRLGQRELPRLDVLYGKAVPYRLPPPGAVIEDGYLKANVALPGLTLRYTLDGSEPTAASPRYTGPVPLSGHGEVRLRTFDTNGRGSRTVRIVY, encoded by the coding sequence GTCCAATCAGGAAAACGGCAGAGCCCGCTGGGAGCTGACGCTGGTCAATGAAGATACCATCGCCCTGCCTGCCTCGGGCTGGACGCTCTACTTCAACTTTATGCGCCCGATCCTGCCCGAAAGTGCTCCGCCTTCGGTCCGGCTCACGCATATTAACGGCGATTACTATCGCCTTGACCCGGCCGCGACGTTTACTTCGCTCCCACCGGGAGGTCGCCGAACGCTGTCGTTCGAGTCGCTGGGGCCGCTTATCAAGACCATCGATGCCCCCTCAGGGCTTTATCTCGTCTTTCGTGACACGACGGGCGCGCCCTTACCGCCAGTCCTCCTCCGAGATGTACGTGTGCTTCCCTTTGCTTCGGAGTTTCAGACACGGCGGCATCCGGCCGATCGCCTTCCTGTACCCACGCCGAGCCTGCGCTACTACCAGCAGGTTTCGCTCCGCCTGCTGCCCCCCGACAGCCTGATCCCGATCGTCCCTACTCCCCGCGTCCTGATCCGCCATATCGGAAGCTGGCTGCTTGACTCCACAGCCACTATCGCCTACGAACCGTCCCTGGCCCGCGAGGCGGCCTTTCTGGCTGACGCGCTGGCACCGCTGCTGCGCACGAAACCCCGTCTGCTGGAAAGCACCGACCGACCTGCGGCCATTCGCCTGCGCCTCGGCCCGGTTCCCCTGCCCGACGGTCCGGCCGGTGCGGAAGCCTATCACCTGATCGTGGAGCCGGAAACGGGCATCACGCTCACCGGCACCGATGCGGCCGGCGTCTTTTACGGCATCCAGACGCTACGACAACTCATCGACCCGGCCTTCTACCGGCAGCCGCCCGATGCCATCCCGATCCCAGCCCTGGAAGTGCGGGATGCGCCCCGCTTCGGCTACCGGGGGCTGCACCTCGACGTAGCCCGCAATTTCCAGCCTAAAGAAGTGGTGCTCCGTCTGCTCGACCTGATGGCCCTGTACAAACTCAACCGCTTCCACTTTCACCTGACCGACGACGAAGGCTGGCGGCTGGAAATCGACGGGCTACCCGAGCTGACCGAAGTGGGCGGTTGTCGTGGTCATACCGAAGCGGAGCAGCACTGCCTGATCCCATCGCATGGATCAGGTCCCGAAAAGGGGCGCCTGCCCGGTAGCGGCTTCTATCGTCGGGAAGACTTCATTGAGATCCTGCGCTATGCCACGGCCCGTCACATCGAAGTGATTCCAGAAATTGACGTGCCCGGCCATGCCCGTGCAGCGATCAAGGCCATGGAAGCCCGCTATGTTCGCCTGAAGGCGGCCGGCTACTCCGAAGCCGAAGCGGCCGCCTACCGGCTGGTCGACCCGGCCGATACATCCGTGTACCGCTCGGTACAGGGCTGGCACGATAATGTGATCAACGTCTGTCTGCCTTCAACGTATCGCTTTCTGGAAAAGGTGGTGGATGAACTCTGGCAACTGTACCATGAAGCGGGCGCTCCTCTACAGGTAGTGCATACAGGCGGCGACGAAGTACCCCACGGCGCCTGGGCCGGCTCCCCCGCCTGCCGGACTGTCATGCAGGCCGAAGGTATCGACAATCCGGCAGCGTTGCAGGACTACTTCCTCGCACGTTTCCATCAGATACTGGCCCGCAAAGGGCTGCGCACGGCCGGCTGGGAAGAAATCGGTCTGACCATTACCGAAGAAAATGGCCGGCGCGTACACCATCCCAATCCGCGTTTCCGCGATCAGGGCTTCCTGGTTTATGCCTGGAACAACATCTGGGGGAGCGGTGCCGAAGATCATGCCTATCGGTTAGCCAACGCCGGCTACGATGTGGTGCTGGCGCTGGCCTCCAATCTGTACTTCGACCTGGCCTATACCAAGCACCCCGACGAAGCAGGCCTCTACTGGGCAGGATTCGTGGATACGGAGGCCCCTTATCGGCTGGAGCCGTTCGATTTGTTTCTTGGGCCAATCCAGCACTGGCTGGGCCACGTGCTTCCGCCCGAAGCTTTTGCCCATCATGAACGCCTGACGATAGCAGGTCGGCGCCACATTGTAGGGCTGCAGGGGCAACTCTGGGGCGAGACGCTTCGTACCCCGGCCCGCGTCTTTTACATGGCCCTCCCCCGCATGCTGGCGCTGGCCGAACGCGCCTGGGCTGCGCAGCCGGCCTGGAGTCAGATTGACGATCCGAAGGCACGGCAACAGGCCCTGCAGGACGCCTGGAATGAGTTTGCCAACCGGCTGGGCCAGCGCGAATTGCCCCGACTCGATGTGCTCTATGGCAAAGCCGTTCCCTATCGCCTTCCACCGCCAGGTGCCGTGATCGAAGACGGCTATCTGAAGGCCAATGTGGCCCTGCCAGGTCTGACCCTCCGCTATACGCTGGATGGCAGCGAACCTACAGCCGCCTCGCCTCGATATACCGGACCGGTGCCCCTCAGCGGCCACGGCGAGGTGCGTCTGCGCACCTTCGACACGAACGGGCGCGGCAGTCGCACCGTACGTATCGTCTACTGA
- a CDS encoding beta-ketoacyl-ACP synthase III, with product MPYAAITSIGHFLPEDRLTNADLEQMVDTSDEWIRTRTGIRERRILRDPNKATAYMATEAARECLQKRGLTPEDVELIIVATVTPDMFFPATACLVQGNLGAWNAWGFDLSAACSGFLFALSTAARFIESGKHERVMVIGADKMSAITDYTDRNNCILFGDAAAAVLLEPDPECGLIDSVEYCHGRNWELLCMLGGGSLNPPTHETVDRKMHFLHQEGRAVFKMAVEGMAQVAVEIMERNKLTADEVRYLVPHQANWRIIDATARRMGLSSEKVMINIDRYGNTTAATIPLCLYDWERQLRRGDNLILAAFGGGFTWGAIYLKWAYNGDEVATIAEASTEVSTVNT from the coding sequence ATGCCCTACGCAGCCATTACTTCAATCGGTCACTTTTTGCCAGAGGATCGGCTGACGAATGCCGATCTGGAGCAGATGGTCGACACCAGCGACGAATGGATTCGCACGCGTACCGGAATCCGGGAACGCCGCATTTTGCGCGATCCGAACAAGGCCACGGCGTATATGGCTACTGAAGCTGCCCGTGAATGTCTGCAGAAGCGCGGGCTGACGCCGGAGGATGTGGAGCTTATCATAGTGGCTACGGTCACGCCCGACATGTTCTTCCCGGCTACGGCCTGCCTGGTCCAGGGAAATCTGGGCGCTTGGAATGCCTGGGGGTTTGATCTGTCGGCTGCCTGTAGCGGCTTTCTGTTTGCCCTGTCGACGGCGGCTCGCTTTATCGAAAGCGGTAAGCACGAGCGGGTGATGGTGATTGGAGCCGACAAGATGAGCGCGATCACCGATTATACTGATCGCAACAACTGCATTCTATTCGGTGATGCTGCCGCGGCCGTGTTACTGGAGCCGGATCCGGAGTGCGGACTGATCGACTCGGTGGAATACTGCCACGGGCGGAACTGGGAACTACTTTGCATGCTGGGCGGGGGGAGCCTGAACCCGCCGACCCACGAGACCGTCGATCGAAAGATGCACTTTCTCCACCAGGAGGGACGGGCGGTTTTCAAGATGGCGGTTGAAGGGATGGCCCAGGTGGCTGTCGAGATTATGGAGCGCAACAAGCTGACGGCCGACGAAGTGCGCTATCTGGTGCCCCACCAGGCCAACTGGCGCATCATTGATGCAACAGCCCGCCGCATGGGGCTGTCTTCCGAGAAAGTCATGATCAATATCGACCGCTATGGTAACACCACAGCGGCCACCATTCCGCTCTGCCTTTACGACTGGGAGCGACAACTCCGGCGAGGCGATAATCTAATTCTGGCCGCATTCGGAGGCGGCTTTACCTGGGGGGCTATCTATCTGAAGTGGGCTTACAATGGCGATGAGGTAGCTACGATCGCTGAGGCCTCCACCGAAGTGTCTACTGTAAACACCTGA
- the fabD gene encoding ACP S-malonyltransferase, producing MAQAWLFPGQGSQRAGMARDLMERFPEARARLEAADRLLGFPLTAYMFGTHTDDTEAAAAVLAQTEVTQPALYVHSLAVVAVLEAGGLQPDAVAGHSLGEYSALAAAGALSFEAGLRLVRLRGQLMAEAGRTRPGTMAAILGLEDDVVETLCQEVRDEGGGFVQPANYNAPGQVVISGEVAAVEQAAEKARARGARRVVMLPVSGAFHSPLMEEASRRLAEAIAQVPLQPPRCPVYLNVTAAPTTDPEEIRTRLVEQMLAPVRFTQMLHRMQADGFTAFLEVGPGNVLSALVRRTLGREMQVATAGTADELEVLLQQTP from the coding sequence ATGGCACAGGCCTGGCTATTTCCCGGACAGGGGTCGCAGCGGGCTGGGATGGCCCGGGATCTGATGGAACGTTTCCCGGAGGCGCGGGCGCGTCTGGAGGCAGCCGATCGGTTGCTGGGCTTTCCACTGACGGCTTACATGTTCGGGACCCATACCGACGATACGGAGGCTGCGGCAGCGGTGCTGGCACAGACCGAGGTCACGCAGCCAGCCCTGTATGTGCACAGCCTGGCCGTGGTGGCGGTGCTTGAGGCCGGTGGACTTCAGCCGGATGCCGTGGCCGGGCACAGTCTGGGTGAGTACAGTGCGCTGGCTGCGGCCGGCGCACTTTCGTTCGAGGCGGGATTGCGGCTGGTGCGCCTGCGTGGGCAACTCATGGCTGAGGCCGGCCGCACCCGGCCCGGTACGATGGCCGCGATCCTGGGATTGGAGGACGACGTTGTCGAGACCCTCTGTCAGGAGGTTCGGGACGAAGGGGGCGGTTTCGTGCAACCGGCCAACTACAATGCACCGGGACAGGTGGTGATTTCAGGAGAGGTAGCGGCTGTGGAACAGGCGGCTGAAAAAGCGCGGGCGCGAGGCGCTCGGCGGGTAGTGATGCTGCCGGTGAGTGGAGCGTTCCATTCACCCCTTATGGAAGAAGCCAGTCGTCGGCTGGCCGAGGCCATTGCCCAGGTGCCGTTGCAGCCTCCTCGCTGTCCGGTTTACCTGAACGTGACGGCAGCGCCCACGACCGATCCCGAGGAGATTCGGACTCGGCTTGTCGAACAGATGCTGGCCCCGGTACGCTTTACGCAGATGCTACATCGCATGCAGGCCGACGGCTTCACTGCGTTTCTGGAAGTGGGACCGGGAAACGTGCTCTCCGCGCTGGTTCGCCGCACGCTGGGCCGCGAGATGCAGGTGGCTACGGCCGGAACGGCCGATGAACTGGAAGTCCTGCTACAGCAAACTCCCTGA
- a CDS encoding ChaN family lipoprotein, producing the protein MRYAILLVGSLFVALVARAQVPEPGLFTADGQPASWEQLLQAAGAVEVVFLGEQHDDTVAHQRQLRVLEALQERHGHQRPLVLSLEMFERDVQLVLDEYRLGLISEAQFLEAARPWSNYARDYRPLVEFARAHGWTILAANAPRRYVNRVSRLGRAALEKLLPEARAYLPPLPYPEPSELYRRRFLKLMRQDGHRPMHVDPERLLAAQALWDATMAYTLAEHLMRQPEALIVHVTGAFHVEGRMGTPEMLRYYRPGTRMLVVVFRPTADPSQFEPGRHMGLGDFIWLTPASPP; encoded by the coding sequence ATGAGATATGCTATTCTGTTGGTTGGAAGCCTGTTCGTGGCGCTGGTAGCTCGGGCTCAGGTGCCCGAACCCGGACTGTTCACAGCTGACGGGCAACCGGCTTCATGGGAACAGCTCCTGCAGGCAGCCGGCGCCGTTGAGGTGGTTTTCTTAGGCGAACAGCATGACGACACGGTAGCGCATCAGCGGCAACTCCGTGTGTTGGAGGCATTGCAGGAGCGCCATGGTCACCAGCGCCCGCTCGTACTTTCGCTGGAAATGTTTGAGCGCGACGTGCAGCTGGTGCTCGACGAATACCGGCTGGGACTGATTTCCGAGGCGCAATTTCTGGAAGCTGCGCGTCCCTGGTCAAACTATGCCCGGGATTATCGGCCGCTGGTGGAGTTTGCCCGGGCGCACGGCTGGACAATCCTGGCCGCCAATGCGCCTCGACGCTACGTAAATCGTGTCAGTCGTCTGGGGCGAGCGGCGCTGGAGAAACTATTGCCGGAGGCGCGCGCTTATCTGCCACCGCTGCCGTATCCAGAGCCCTCGGAACTGTACCGACGTCGTTTTCTGAAGTTGATGCGTCAGGACGGCCATAGGCCTATGCACGTCGATCCGGAGCGTCTGTTGGCAGCCCAGGCACTCTGGGATGCTACAATGGCCTACACGCTGGCTGAACACCTGATGCGGCAGCCCGAAGCGCTCATCGTGCACGTGACCGGCGCCTTTCATGTGGAAGGCCGGATGGGCACCCCCGAAATGCTCCGATACTATCGACCCGGTACCCGGATGCTGGTGGTGGTATTTCGTCCAACTGCCGATCCGTCACAGTTTGAGCCAGGGCGGCACATGGGGTTGGGCGACTTCATCTGGCTGACTCCGGCTTCGCCGCCGTAA
- a CDS encoding type 1 glutamine amidotransferase translates to MQLHMLQHVPFEGPEHIATWAQRRRYRLSVTRFYAADPLPSPAAVDGVVVMGGPMGVYEEDRYPWLRAEKTFLRAVFEAGRPVVGVCLGAQLLAEVLGGRVYPGPQPEIGWFPVQRTEPGRTHPLLADVPDELTVFHWHGDTFDLPPGAVHLMKSTACVHQAFLWEGRVLGLQFHLEVTPASVQALVQAGRRELEAARLRSAYVQPSEALLAHPAEAYRSLHDVLERLLDRVLGAQ, encoded by the coding sequence ATGCAACTACATATGTTGCAGCACGTCCCCTTTGAAGGGCCTGAGCACATTGCAACATGGGCGCAACGACGGAGATATCGGCTCTCGGTCACGCGGTTCTATGCGGCCGATCCGTTGCCGTCTCCGGCTGCTGTGGATGGGGTGGTAGTGATGGGTGGTCCGATGGGCGTGTATGAGGAAGACCGTTATCCATGGCTGCGTGCCGAAAAGACATTCCTGCGTGCCGTGTTCGAAGCAGGTCGTCCAGTGGTTGGCGTATGCCTGGGAGCGCAGCTTCTGGCCGAGGTGCTGGGCGGACGCGTCTATCCGGGGCCGCAGCCTGAGATCGGCTGGTTTCCGGTGCAGCGGACGGAGCCGGGGCGTACGCATCCATTGCTGGCCGATGTGCCCGACGAGCTGACCGTCTTTCACTGGCACGGCGACACGTTCGATCTGCCACCGGGCGCGGTGCATCTCATGAAAAGTACGGCCTGTGTGCACCAGGCCTTTCTCTGGGAAGGCCGGGTGCTGGGATTGCAGTTCCACTTGGAGGTAACGCCTGCGAGCGTACAGGCGCTTGTGCAGGCTGGGCGGAGGGAGCTGGAGGCTGCCCGGCTTCGCTCGGCCTATGTTCAACCGTCAGAAGCGCTTCTGGCGCACCCGGCCGAAGCCTACCGCTCCCTGCACGATGTGCTGGAACGGCTGCTCGACCGGGTGCTGGGCGCTCAGTAG
- the fabG gene encoding 3-oxoacyl-[acyl-carrier-protein] reductase, producing the protein MTFDFSGQSVLVTGGTRGIGRAVVEAFARAGARVAFTYRSSVQEAEVLQAQLGQDGAEVLSFQADAADFEAAGRVVEAVLKAWEKIDVLVNNAGITRDNLLLRMSEADWDAVLSANLKGVFNFCKQVYRPMMRQRSGRIINISSVVGVIGNAGQTNYAASKAGIIGFSKSLARELGSRGITVNVVAPGYIETDMTAALPEQARQAMLSSIPLGRAGTPDDVAQAVLFLASPAASYITGHVLHVDGGMAM; encoded by the coding sequence ATGACGTTCGATTTTTCCGGGCAGTCTGTACTGGTTACCGGCGGCACACGCGGCATAGGTCGCGCTGTTGTCGAGGCTTTTGCTCGCGCAGGAGCCCGTGTGGCTTTCACCTATCGCAGCTCCGTGCAGGAGGCCGAAGTCCTCCAGGCACAACTCGGGCAAGACGGTGCCGAAGTGCTGTCTTTTCAGGCGGATGCAGCCGACTTTGAGGCAGCCGGTCGTGTGGTGGAGGCCGTGCTGAAAGCCTGGGAGAAAATCGACGTGCTCGTGAACAATGCCGGCATCACACGCGACAACCTGCTGCTGCGCATGAGCGAAGCCGACTGGGATGCCGTGCTGTCCGCTAACCTGAAAGGCGTCTTTAATTTCTGCAAGCAGGTCTATCGGCCCATGATGCGCCAGCGCAGCGGTCGCATTATCAACATTTCGTCGGTGGTCGGGGTCATAGGGAATGCTGGCCAGACGAACTATGCGGCCTCAAAGGCTGGAATTATCGGCTTTTCGAAGAGTCTGGCACGGGAGCTGGGCAGCCGCGGTATCACGGTAAACGTGGTGGCGCCCGGTTATATCGAAACCGATATGACGGCGGCCTTGCCCGAACAGGCCCGGCAGGCTATGCTGAGCAGCATCCCGCTGGGCCGGGCAGGTACGCCTGATGATGTGGCGCAGGCTGTGCTGTTTCTGGCTTCCCCTGCTGCCAGCTATATTACTGGGCACGTGCTGCATGTGGACGGCGGCATGGCCATGTAG